A region of Gracilinanus agilis isolate LMUSP501 chromosome 3, AgileGrace, whole genome shotgun sequence DNA encodes the following proteins:
- the SCG2 gene encoding secretogranin-2 produces MADPKTFWLGAALSLTSLVFLVSCVDAASFQHYQLLQKDPDYRLKNFQRFPSPDMIKALEYIENLRQQANKGEINPEYNSYQGVPVPLQQKESIDQSHLPENLRDSLNEDESHWIRIILEALRQAEKEPQSALKENQPFPLNSEKNFPIDMSEDYEAQQWPERRHKHAKLPHMYEESSRDNPFKRTNEIVEEQYTPQSLATLESVFQELGKLTGPNNHKRERVDEEQKLYADDEDDIYKVNNIAYEDVVGGEDWNPIEEKIETQTQEEVRDSKEEIDKNEEEIDDEMKRSGQFDIPDEDLRKENKDQLSDEVSKLMNYYLKKLVNGVGNGKFRGIQNEEKRSGKFFEKQFDPQSIYQLIEISRNLQIPPEDLIDMLKTGDKPNERVEPEQGPELPDDLEEISETDIESPDLFPNKMGSQSSYGKQSGHAVTDSLPEGLNIEDILNLLGTENSANQKAPYFANQFNRENILPRLSYSPGRPRGQQIPKAAWIPDLEKRQVTYENMKEKDEELGDYLAKMLAKYPEVMNSNQMKRVSIPGSSDDEQQEEEQIEQAIKEHLSQVGSQESDKLGSVTKRLPLVTQENDETQNRQYLDEDLLLKVLEYLNQAKTEKGREHITKRAMENM; encoded by the coding sequence ATGGCAGATCCTAAGACCTTCTGGCTTGGAGCAGCCTTGTCTCTCACCTCCTTAGTTTTCCTAGTCTCTTGTGTTGATGCAGCTTCATTTCAACATTACCAGCTGCTTCAGAAAGACCCAGACTACAGATTAAAAAACTTTCAAAGATTCCCCAGCCCTGATATGATCAAGGCCTTGGAGTACATAGAAAACCTTAGACAACAAGCTAACAAAGGGGAAATCAACCCAGAGTATAATTCCTACCAGGGAGTTCCAGTTCCCCTGCAGCAGAAAGAAAGTATTGATCAAAGCCATTTGccagaaaatttaagggattcctTGAACGAAGATGAGTCACATTGGATTCGAATAATACTAGAAGCCTTGAGACAAGCTGAAAAAGAGCCTCAGTCAGCACTTAAAGAAAACCAGCCTTTTCCCTTAAATTCTGAAAAGAACTTTCCTATTGATATGAGTGAAGATTATGAAGCTCAACAGTGGCCAGAGAGAAGACACAAGCATGCCAAGTTGCCACACATGTATGAAGAAAGCTCCCGAGACAACCCTTTTAAACGTACTAATGAGATTGTGGAAGAGCAATACACTCCCCAAAGCCTTGCAACTCTGGAATCTGTTTTCCAAGAGCTGGGGAAGCTGACTGGGCCAAACAATCACAAGCGTGAGAGGGTTGATGAGGAACAAAAATTATATGCAGATGATGAAGATGACATCTACAAAGTTAACAACATTGCCTATGAAGATGTTGTTGGTGGAGAAGACTGGAACCcaatagaggaaaaaatagagacCCAAACTCAGGAAGAAGTAAGAGACAGCAAAGAGGAAATTgacaaaaatgaggaagaaattgaTGACGAGATGAAGCGTTCAGGACAATTTGACATCCCAGATGAAGATCttaggaaagaaaacaaggatCAACTTTCAGATGAAGTGTCCAAGCTAATGAACTATTATTTGAAAAAGTTAGTTAATGGTGTAGGAAATGGGAAGTTCAGGGGcatacaaaatgaagaaaagagatcaGGCAAATTTTTTGAGAAACAATTTGATCCTCAGTCAATTTATCAGTTAATTGAAATATCAAGGAATTTGCAAATTCCACCTGAGGATTTAATTGACATGCTCAAAACTGGGGACAAGCCAAATGAAAGAGTGGAGCCTGAGCAGGGACCTGAACTGCCAGATGACCTAGAGGAAATCTCAGAGACTGATATAGAAAGTCCTGATTTGTTCCCAAATAAGATGGGTTCCCAGAGTAGCTATGGAAAACAATCTGGACATGCTGTGACAGATTCCCTACCTGAAGGTCTTAATATTGAGGACATTTTAAATCTTTTAGGGACTGAGAATTCAGCAAATCAAAAAGCCCCATATTTTGCTAACCAGTTTAATAGAGAGAATATTCTCCCAAGGCTCTCTTATTCTCCTGGAAGACCTAGGGGACAACAAATTCCCAAAGCTGCTTGGATTCCAGATCTGGAAAAGAGACAAGTAACATatgaaaacatgaaagagaaggatgaagaaTTAGGAGATTATTTAGCTAAAATGTTAGCTAAATACCCCGAGGTTATGAATTCAAACCAGATGAAACGGGTTTCTATCCCAGGCTCCTCTGATGATGAACAACAAGAAGAGGAACAAATTGAGCAGGCCATCAAAGAGCATTTAAGCCAGGTGGGATCTCAAGAGTCTGATAAACTGGGCTCTGTCACCAAAAGGCTCCCTCTGGTTACCCAGGAGAATGATGAAACCCAGAACAGACAGTACCTAGATGAAGATCTATTGCTGAAGGTTCTGGAATATCTCAACCAGGCaaaaacagaaaagggaagagagcatATTACTAAAAGAGCAATGGAAAATATGTAG